From a region of the Triticum aestivum cultivar Chinese Spring chromosome 7D, IWGSC CS RefSeq v2.1, whole genome shotgun sequence genome:
- the LOC123169764 gene encoding polygalacturonase inhibitor has protein sequence MYQWLYMCPAVQGRGTQPKRETGHFRRSTMSTPPSAHAFPVLLLLARAVMASAENNKDCHPSDKAALLAIKSAFGNQSHFASWTPSTPCCEWHDDTCNDAGRVISLIFFVDVNLTGTIPDAISGLTELLVLNLYYLPAISGPIPKGIAKLSKLTSLTIALTAVSGPIPSFLGELTRLKELTLFSNSLSGTIPASLGGLRYLDSIELRNNSLTGTIPPLFSKSTLLPVLLLSNNHLSGSIPAEFAAVGFLQVDLSHNALTGDASVFFGRTKELQSIDLSHNALSFDLSSVEFPEEMQAMDASHNAIRGGIPAQVANVTNLRQFNVSYNKLCGQVPAALARLDAYSFRGNKCLCGAPLPDPCKK, from the coding sequence ATGTACCAATGGCTATATATGTGCCCGGCTGTTCAGGGAAGAGGAACCCAACCGAAGCGAGAGACCGGTCACTTCCGCCGGAGCACCATGAGCACTCCACCCTCGGCACATGccttccccgtcctcctcctcctcgcccgagCGGTCATGGCCTCCGCCGAGAATAACAAAGACTGCCACCCTAGCGACAAGGCCGCGCTTCTGGCCATCAAGTCCGCCTTCGGCAATCAGAGCCACTTCGCCTCATGGACTCCTTCCACCCCGTGCTGCGAATGGCACGACGACACTTGCAACGACGCCGGTCGCGTCATCTCCCTCATCTTCTTCGTGGATGTCAACCTCACGGGCACCATCCCGGACGCCATTTCCGGCCTCACCGAGCTTCTCGTCCTCAACCTCTATTACCTCCCGGCCATCTCCGGCCCTATCCCCAAGGGAATCGCCAAGCTATCCAAGCTCACCTCGCTCACCATCGCTCTTACCGCCGTTTCGGGCCCCATTCCGTCCTTCCTGGGCGAACTGACCAGGCTCAAAGAACTCACCCTCTTCTCCAACTCCCTCTCCGGCACCATCCCGGCCTCGCTCGGGGGCCTCCGTTACTTAGATTCCATCGAGCTCAGAAACAACAGTCTCACAGGCACCATCCCGCCGCTCTTCTCCAAATCCACTCTTCTCCCAGTCCTTTTGCTCTCCAACAACCACCTCTCCGGCTCCATCCCGGCAGAGTTCGCTGCAGTCGGCTTCCTGCAAGTCGACCTCTCCCACAACGCTCTCACGGGCGACGCGTCCGTGTTCTTCGGAAGGACAAAGGAACTGCAAAGCATTGACCTGTCCCACAACGCCCTCAGCTTCGACCTCTCCAGCGTGGAGTTCCCGGAGGAGATGCAAGCCATGGATGCGAGCCACAACGCCATCCGCGGCGGCATCCCAGCGCAGGTGGCGAATGTGACGAACCTGCGGCAGTTCAACGTGAGCTACAACAAGCTGTGCGGCCAGGTTCCGGCCGCCTTGGCAAGGTTGGATGCCTACAGCTTCCGGGGCAACAAGTGCCTGTGCGGTGCGCCCCTCCCAGATCCATGCAAGAAATAA